One window of the Runella slithyformis DSM 19594 genome contains the following:
- the lptC gene encoding LPS export ABC transporter periplasmic protein LptC: MTQMRALFIAAFFLLFFLSSCEEDKNSKKFIAYNGPLEEAENIEILYSELGLLKVRVRTAKQIKLPSEDKLFPKRVFVDFYGPAGDVLTTLESDSGRYEYRTGLYKVKGNVKVVTQKKERLFSDELTWNPQTQKVYTEKKVTIENQQTGERMNGLGLDANQDFSQYSIRRPTGFFNAPAGITSN, encoded by the coding sequence ATGACACAAATGCGAGCCCTTTTTATTGCCGCTTTTTTTCTTCTTTTTTTTCTGAGCAGTTGCGAAGAAGATAAAAATTCCAAAAAATTCATTGCTTACAACGGCCCTTTGGAAGAGGCCGAAAATATTGAAATACTGTACAGCGAACTCGGCCTGTTGAAAGTCAGGGTACGAACAGCAAAGCAGATTAAGCTCCCCTCGGAAGATAAACTGTTTCCTAAAAGAGTATTTGTGGATTTTTATGGGCCTGCCGGAGACGTGCTGACTACGCTGGAGTCAGATTCGGGGCGGTATGAATATCGTACCGGATTGTATAAAGTAAAAGGAAACGTAAAGGTTGTTACCCAAAAAAAAGAACGTTTATTCTCGGATGAATTGACGTGGAACCCGCAAACACAAAAGGTGTATACCGAGAAAAAAGTCACCATCGAAAATCAACAGACCGGGGAGCGGATGAACGGATTGGGCCTTGATGCCAATCAGGACTTCAGTCAGTACAGTATCCGCCGACCTACCGGCTTCTTCAATGCTCCAGCGGGTATTACTTCTAATTAG
- a CDS encoding OmpP1/FadL family transporter codes for MYKTRKLLRWSLVVGAAFLQTTVFAQGLGNSPYSAIGLGELLSKGYAPSNAMGDVGVSASNPLYINSLNPALLVRNRYTMFDVGVIGQYKSLQDTKQNQRDFGGNIGYLALSFPVAPKWSLGLSLKPYSFINYQQNSYGRIGTSIYEAQYIYNGKGGLNQLNLANGFQIGKNLSVGADLTYLFGNFNRSVTSQLRIGDSRDYIVSRDDRLNLSDVNLKLGAAYRQKLKENHYVNFGATYNMASSLNAVRNTTLEVLSSNGQPITNPDTLIQANVGVNLPANWRVGVSYEKFFKLLLSFDYERQNWSQYKGISGNNENMRDGQSFHFGLEYVPKFNSTKYWDLVFYRLGFIYNQTPLVIGTKPVDDMSISMGMSLPVGRNFVNLINISFVAGQRGTVSSQTFRERYGRVVLGISLKDTWFQKFKVD; via the coding sequence ATGTACAAAACGCGTAAGCTTCTTCGATGGAGTTTGGTAGTGGGAGCAGCATTTCTTCAAACAACTGTTTTTGCTCAGGGTTTAGGAAACTCGCCTTATTCAGCCATTGGACTGGGAGAACTGTTAAGCAAAGGCTATGCACCGAGCAATGCCATGGGAGATGTCGGAGTGAGTGCTTCCAACCCTCTGTATATTAATTCGTTGAATCCTGCCCTGTTGGTTCGGAATCGCTATACCATGTTTGATGTAGGGGTCATTGGCCAATACAAAAGTCTTCAGGATACAAAACAAAATCAGCGTGATTTTGGCGGGAATATCGGCTACCTGGCCTTGTCATTTCCGGTAGCGCCCAAATGGTCGCTTGGCCTGAGTCTGAAACCGTACAGCTTTATTAATTATCAGCAAAATTCATACGGACGAATCGGGACGTCCATCTATGAAGCCCAATACATCTATAACGGTAAGGGAGGACTTAATCAACTCAACTTGGCCAATGGGTTTCAGATTGGAAAAAACCTGAGTGTCGGGGCTGATCTGACGTACCTTTTCGGTAACTTTAACCGTAGCGTTACGTCGCAATTACGCATTGGCGACAGCCGCGATTACATTGTAAGCCGCGATGACCGATTGAATCTCAGCGATGTCAATTTAAAGTTGGGGGCCGCTTACCGCCAAAAGTTAAAGGAGAATCATTACGTCAATTTTGGTGCTACGTACAATATGGCTTCTTCGTTAAATGCAGTACGTAATACGACTCTGGAAGTTCTGAGCAGCAACGGTCAGCCAATTACGAATCCTGATACGCTGATACAGGCTAATGTAGGGGTTAATCTTCCTGCCAATTGGCGCGTAGGGGTGAGTTATGAGAAGTTTTTTAAACTGTTGCTGAGTTTCGATTATGAACGCCAAAATTGGTCCCAATATAAAGGCATATCCGGAAATAACGAGAATATGCGTGATGGGCAAAGCTTTCACTTTGGGTTAGAATATGTACCTAAGTTTAACTCAACAAAGTACTGGGATCTGGTTTTTTATCGCCTTGGGTTCATCTATAATCAGACTCCTTTGGTCATCGGAACAAAACCCGTGGATGACATGAGTATTTCGATGGGAATGTCACTTCCGGTGGGACGGAATTTTGTAAACCTGATCAATATCTCGTTTGTGGCCGGGCAACGCGGAACCGTTTCTTCCCAAACATTTCGTGAGCGATATGGCCGTGTAGTACTCGGAATTTCACTTAAAGATACGTGGTTCCAAAAATTCAAGGTTGATTAA
- the typA gene encoding translational GTPase TypA — translation MQSIRNIAIIAHVDHGKTTLVDKFIHYSKLFRENQQFDDLILDSNDLERERGITIVSKNVSVRYKDVKINIIDTPGHSDFGGEVERVLKMADGVVILVDAFEGPMPQTRFVLGKALQLGLKVVLVVNKVDKPNCRPDEVHEAVFDLMFNLEANDVQLDFPTVFGSSKQGWMGPDWQKPTTDISYLLDVIVEHIPPAPNNEGDPQMQITSLDYSSFVGRIAIGRVHRGTLKEGAQVGLCKSDGTVKRSRIKELQVFEGLGRQKVTEVSSGDICAVTGLEDFEIGDTITLFENPEPLPRISVDEPTMNMLFTINNSPFFGKEGKFVTSRHLRERLFKEMEKNLALRVESMGSEDKFMVFGRGILHLSVLIETMRREGYELQVGQPQVIFKEGEKGERLEPIEILVVDVPEESAGKVIELVTQRKGDLLVMEPRGDLQHLEFNIPSRGLIGLRSNVLTATQGEAVISHRFKAYEPHKGAIPGRINGSIISKGTGPATPYALDRLQERGKFFVDPSEELYMGMVIGEHSRPGDIVVNLQETKKLTNMRASGSDDNVRIAPKINFSLEESMEYIQKDEYLEVTPLTLRIRKIYLDENERKRNSKEMEMA, via the coding sequence ATGCAAAGCATCCGCAACATTGCCATCATTGCGCACGTTGACCACGGTAAAACCACATTGGTGGACAAGTTTATCCACTATTCAAAACTGTTTAGAGAGAATCAACAGTTTGATGACCTCATCCTGGACAGCAACGACCTCGAACGTGAACGAGGGATTACGATTGTCTCTAAAAACGTATCGGTACGCTATAAAGACGTAAAAATCAACATTATTGATACTCCGGGTCACTCCGACTTTGGAGGAGAGGTGGAGCGCGTACTTAAAATGGCAGACGGCGTCGTCATTCTGGTCGATGCTTTTGAAGGGCCTATGCCGCAAACACGCTTTGTATTAGGTAAAGCACTGCAACTGGGATTGAAAGTAGTATTGGTTGTCAACAAAGTAGACAAGCCGAACTGCCGCCCGGATGAAGTACACGAAGCCGTATTTGACCTGATGTTTAACCTGGAAGCTAATGACGTACAATTGGATTTTCCTACCGTTTTCGGTTCTTCAAAACAGGGATGGATGGGGCCGGATTGGCAAAAACCAACCACTGATATTTCGTATTTATTGGATGTAATCGTCGAACATATACCGCCGGCTCCCAACAACGAAGGGGATCCGCAAATGCAGATTACTTCCCTGGATTACAGCTCTTTCGTGGGGCGTATTGCCATCGGTCGCGTACATCGCGGTACGTTGAAAGAAGGCGCTCAGGTGGGTCTGTGCAAGTCAGACGGAACCGTAAAAAGATCCCGCATCAAAGAATTGCAGGTATTTGAAGGGCTGGGCCGTCAAAAAGTGACGGAGGTATCTTCGGGAGATATTTGTGCCGTAACGGGCTTGGAAGATTTCGAGATCGGCGATACCATCACGCTTTTTGAAAATCCCGAGCCGCTGCCGCGAATCTCGGTCGATGAGCCAACGATGAACATGTTGTTTACCATCAACAACTCACCGTTTTTCGGTAAAGAAGGCAAATTTGTGACTTCGCGCCACTTACGTGAACGCCTGTTCAAAGAAATGGAAAAAAACCTTGCTTTGCGCGTTGAATCAATGGGCAGCGAGGATAAATTTATGGTATTCGGACGCGGTATTCTTCACTTGTCGGTGTTGATCGAAACGATGCGTCGCGAAGGCTACGAATTGCAGGTAGGTCAGCCACAGGTGATTTTCAAAGAAGGTGAAAAAGGCGAGCGTCTTGAGCCCATTGAAATTCTGGTGGTAGATGTTCCCGAAGAATCGGCCGGCAAAGTGATCGAACTGGTAACCCAACGGAAAGGTGATTTGCTCGTGATGGAGCCGCGCGGCGATCTGCAACACTTGGAATTTAATATCCCATCGCGCGGGTTAATCGGTTTGCGTTCAAACGTGTTGACTGCTACGCAGGGAGAGGCTGTTATTTCGCACCGTTTCAAAGCCTATGAGCCTCACAAAGGGGCTATTCCCGGACGTATCAACGGCTCTATCATTTCCAAAGGTACCGGCCCTGCTACCCCGTATGCCTTAGACCGTTTGCAGGAACGTGGGAAATTCTTTGTGGATCCAAGCGAAGAACTTTATATGGGAATGGTTATCGGTGAACACAGCCGCCCGGGAGATATTGTGGTAAACCTGCAGGAAACCAAGAAATTGACCAACATGCGTGCTTCGGGCTCAGATGATAACGTACGGATTGCCCCTAAAATCAATTTCTCTTTGGAAGAATCAATGGAATACATCCAAAAAGATGAATATCTGGAAGTAACGCCGCTTACGCTTCGCATTCGGAAAATCTACCTGGACGAAAACGAACGTAAACGCAATTCAAAAGAGATGGAGATGGCGTAA
- a CDS encoding type III pantothenate kinase translates to MNAAIDLGNTFAKIGWFENEHLVEAQYKIPFEALTDVLTSRIPKQAIVSSTSRDTQPYADLLYRLKASVLQLTPVLPVPIGKKYDTPQTLGADRLAAAVGATVLFPNENCLVIDMGTCITYDWVSADAFFHGGIISPGFRMRFQAMHTFTKRLPLIDISEAQHLASLPLIGKSTRTAMESGVINGLLAEVDGFVERYHKEYGKCRVLLCGGDAPFFESRLKNRIFAAPNLVLMGLNRILLYNVNVQNA, encoded by the coding sequence ATGAATGCAGCCATTGACCTTGGAAATACATTTGCCAAAATAGGGTGGTTTGAAAATGAACACCTTGTAGAAGCTCAGTATAAAATCCCTTTTGAAGCATTAACCGATGTGTTGACATCGAGGATACCCAAACAGGCTATAGTGTCTTCAACGAGTCGGGATACGCAACCTTATGCGGATCTGTTATACCGATTAAAGGCGTCGGTACTGCAACTGACGCCGGTGCTGCCGGTGCCCATCGGCAAGAAGTATGATACGCCCCAAACCCTCGGGGCCGATCGTTTGGCCGCAGCGGTTGGAGCAACCGTTTTGTTTCCCAACGAAAACTGTTTGGTCATTGATATGGGAACCTGTATTACCTATGATTGGGTAAGCGCTGACGCCTTTTTTCACGGCGGAATAATTTCTCCGGGCTTTCGTATGCGATTTCAGGCCATGCACACGTTTACTAAAAGATTGCCTTTGATCGACATTTCAGAAGCGCAGCATCTTGCGTCTTTGCCTTTGATCGGAAAAAGCACACGTACAGCTATGGAGAGTGGAGTCATCAATGGGCTGTTGGCAGAAGTAGACGGTTTTGTGGAACGTTATCACAAGGAATACGGCAAATGCCGCGTACTATTGTGCGGAGGGGATGCACCTTTCTTTGAAAGTCGGCTTAAAAATCGCATCTTTGCGGCGCCAAATCTGGTTTTGATGGGTCTGAATCGAATTTTATTATATAATGTCAATGTACAAAACGCGTAA
- a CDS encoding M20/M25/M40 family metallo-hydrolase, translating to MKYSIAALLIITSIYAVGQSITISPKNVEKHVTFLASDELKGRGTGTKDEQKAAQYIAAFFQELGLQPKGTQGFEQPFKANRDTVHVLDARNVVGYLDNGADRTIVIGAHYDHLGEGYQRGSLDANAKGKIHNGADDNASGVAGVLELARYYAKNGVKEKHNFLFICFSAEELGLLGSKYYANNPTIDLAKVNFMLNFDMIGRFDPAKPITIGGWGTSPTWGQVIPPVMEREKMAFKIDSSGAGASDHTSFYTKKIPVLFYFTGVHSDYHRPSDDIALINFAGEAQILNAVTSTINALDKLPGRLEYRETAMPMARNANFKVTMGLLLDYSFNGPGIKVDGVSKNRPGEAAGIKGGDLILRLGNYTLNTIYDYMGALGKYEKGQTVEAEVQRGTEKLELKITF from the coding sequence ATGAAATATTCCATTGCAGCCCTGCTCATCATAACGAGCATTTACGCCGTTGGCCAATCCATTACCATTAGCCCGAAAAACGTGGAAAAGCACGTCACTTTTCTGGCCTCCGATGAATTAAAAGGCCGGGGAACCGGGACCAAAGACGAACAGAAAGCCGCTCAATACATAGCTGCCTTTTTTCAGGAACTAGGCCTTCAGCCCAAAGGGACCCAAGGTTTTGAACAACCCTTCAAAGCCAATCGGGATACCGTCCACGTATTGGACGCCCGCAATGTAGTTGGCTACCTCGACAATGGAGCCGACCGCACCATCGTGATCGGCGCACACTATGATCACCTGGGCGAGGGCTATCAGCGCGGTTCGCTCGACGCCAATGCCAAAGGAAAGATCCACAACGGTGCTGACGACAATGCTTCGGGGGTGGCCGGGGTCCTCGAACTGGCCCGTTATTACGCCAAAAACGGTGTTAAGGAGAAGCATAATTTTTTATTCATCTGTTTTTCCGCCGAGGAATTGGGGCTGCTGGGGTCGAAATATTACGCCAATAATCCTACCATCGACCTGGCAAAAGTGAACTTTATGCTCAATTTTGACATGATCGGCCGCTTTGACCCTGCGAAGCCTATTACCATCGGGGGATGGGGAACCAGTCCAACGTGGGGACAAGTGATTCCACCCGTAATGGAACGCGAGAAAATGGCATTTAAAATTGATTCTTCAGGCGCAGGCGCTTCCGACCATACCTCTTTTTATACCAAAAAGATACCGGTGTTATTTTACTTTACAGGTGTACACTCAGATTATCACCGTCCGAGCGATGACATCGCCCTGATTAACTTTGCGGGCGAAGCGCAGATATTGAACGCGGTGACGTCGACCATCAATGCCTTGGACAAACTTCCCGGTCGCCTGGAATACCGCGAAACGGCCATGCCCATGGCACGTAATGCTAATTTTAAAGTAACAATGGGCCTTTTGTTGGATTATTCATTCAATGGCCCGGGCATTAAAGTAGACGGTGTTTCTAAGAACCGTCCCGGAGAAGCCGCCGGCATCAAAGGCGGCGACCTTATTCTTCGTTTAGGCAACTACACCCTGAATACAATCTACGATTATATGGGTGCCTTGGGCAAATACGAAAAGGGACAAACCGTAGAAGCGGAGGTTCAACGGGGAACTGAGAAATTGGAGTTGAAAATAACGTTTTAA
- a CDS encoding CocE/NonD family hydrolase translates to MKTIVYVLVALLWTHYSFSQTPDFVKDNYVKWDRQITMRDGVKLYTVIYLPKDKTQQYPILMERTPYSAGPYGESNYTNNGPGPSKLLSEEKYIFVTQDVRGRYMSEGKFEEMTPHKFTKKTPKDTDESTDTYDTVEWLLKNIPQNNGRVGITGISYPGFYASAALPDAHPAIKAVSPQAPVTDEFAGDDARHNGAFFLLDNFNFLSFFDAQPDRPVPNYNGIFTNRAKDAYDFFLKLGPLKNANGEKYFNNKGRIWNEYLQHETYDDYWKSRNIRPALKNIKPATLVVGGWFDAEDLFGALRTYEAIEKQTPVNKNQLVMGPWTHGAWSRPEWTEFGPLNFGANTAKYFQEQLELTFFNYYLKDKGQWTAAEATMFNTATNEWKTFDTWPPKEGEKKELHFQANGKLSWNETTEKEGFDEYVSDPAKPVPYTDGVYARRNNQYMIEDQRFAARRPDVLSYETEVLTEDVTFAGPMTAHFFASTTGTDADFVVKLIDVLPDEALNPSPNPKNLTMAGYQRLVRAEVLRGKFRNSFEKPEPFVPNQVTDVKVRMPDVLHTFKKGHRIMVQIQSSWFPLVDRNPQKFMSIPEADANDFQKATIRVYHSSQYDSHLHVGTVK, encoded by the coding sequence ATGAAAACAATCGTATACGTTTTAGTCGCCCTGCTTTGGACCCATTACAGCTTCTCACAAACGCCTGACTTTGTAAAAGACAACTACGTAAAGTGGGACCGTCAGATTACCATGCGCGATGGCGTCAAACTTTATACGGTCATTTATCTGCCAAAGGATAAAACCCAACAGTACCCCATTCTGATGGAGCGTACCCCCTACTCGGCAGGTCCTTACGGAGAGTCCAATTACACCAACAACGGCCCCGGGCCGAGCAAACTCCTGTCGGAAGAAAAGTACATTTTTGTGACCCAGGACGTGCGCGGACGCTACATGAGTGAAGGAAAATTTGAAGAAATGACCCCGCATAAGTTCACTAAAAAAACGCCCAAAGACACCGACGAAAGCACCGATACCTACGATACCGTTGAGTGGCTCCTGAAAAACATCCCGCAAAACAACGGCCGCGTTGGTATTACGGGTATTTCCTATCCGGGTTTTTATGCGTCGGCCGCTTTGCCGGATGCGCATCCTGCCATCAAAGCCGTTTCGCCGCAGGCTCCCGTCACGGACGAATTTGCGGGCGACGATGCCCGTCACAACGGCGCGTTCTTTTTGCTCGACAACTTTAATTTTTTGAGTTTTTTCGATGCTCAGCCCGATAGGCCCGTTCCAAACTATAACGGTATTTTTACCAATCGTGCCAAAGACGCGTATGATTTTTTCCTGAAACTCGGCCCGCTCAAAAATGCCAACGGCGAAAAATATTTCAATAATAAAGGCCGTATTTGGAATGAATACCTTCAGCACGAAACCTACGATGACTATTGGAAATCACGCAACATTCGCCCGGCGCTAAAAAACATCAAACCCGCTACGCTGGTGGTAGGCGGCTGGTTTGACGCCGAGGATCTTTTCGGTGCATTACGTACCTACGAAGCCATTGAAAAACAGACTCCTGTCAACAAAAACCAACTGGTGATGGGCCCCTGGACACACGGTGCCTGGTCGCGGCCCGAATGGACGGAGTTTGGCCCCCTGAACTTTGGGGCCAATACTGCCAAGTATTTTCAGGAGCAATTAGAGCTTACGTTTTTCAATTATTACCTGAAAGACAAAGGCCAATGGACCGCTGCCGAGGCAACGATGTTCAATACAGCAACCAACGAATGGAAAACCTTTGATACCTGGCCCCCCAAAGAAGGAGAAAAAAAAGAATTGCATTTTCAGGCCAATGGAAAATTATCATGGAATGAAACGACGGAGAAAGAGGGTTTTGACGAGTACGTAAGTGACCCCGCCAAGCCCGTTCCGTATACTGACGGAGTATATGCTCGTCGCAATAATCAATACATGATTGAAGATCAACGCTTTGCGGCACGCAGACCCGATGTGTTATCGTACGAAACAGAGGTATTGACCGAAGATGTAACCTTCGCCGGGCCCATGACGGCGCATTTTTTTGCTTCTACCACGGGCACCGATGCCGATTTTGTAGTAAAACTCATCGACGTATTGCCCGATGAAGCGCTCAATCCCTCTCCCAACCCCAAGAATCTGACCATGGCGGGCTATCAGCGATTGGTCCGGGCAGAGGTGCTGCGCGGCAAGTTTCGCAACAGTTTTGAAAAACCAGAGCCTTTTGTGCCGAATCAGGTTACGGATGTAAAAGTACGCATGCCCGATGTGCTGCACACCTTCAAAAAAGGGCACAGGATCATGGTACAGATTCAAAGTTCGTGGTTTCCGTTGGTGGATCGTAATCCTCAAAAATTTATGTCGATTCCGGAAGCCGATGCCAACGATTTTCAAAAAGCCACGATTCGTGTGTACCACAGCAGTCAGTACGACTCGCATTTGCACGTAGGCACTGTCAAATAA
- a CDS encoding DUF3828 domain-containing protein, producing MKSILFFLIFFMGISLHSLNAQTPSAGQVANDFYKWYLTKGVNLGWRQVVKRSDLTPGFQKRLTVFFQKMEKDNEGGYDPILQAQDFEEKFSLKPVLKTPTKATFDFWMFGQKVALVTLVNNNNKWLIDAIQGLE from the coding sequence ATGAAAAGCATCCTGTTCTTTCTGATTTTTTTTATGGGCATTAGCCTGCATTCACTCAACGCACAAACTCCATCTGCGGGCCAAGTGGCCAATGATTTCTACAAATGGTATCTGACAAAAGGAGTTAATCTGGGTTGGCGTCAGGTGGTCAAACGTTCGGATCTGACACCCGGTTTCCAAAAGCGCCTGACAGTCTTTTTTCAAAAGATGGAAAAAGATAACGAAGGTGGGTATGACCCGATTCTTCAGGCCCAGGATTTTGAGGAGAAGTTTTCACTGAAACCTGTGTTGAAAACACCGACTAAAGCAACCTTTGATTTTTGGATGTTTGGCCAAAAAGTAGCGTTGGTTACCTTGGTAAACAACAATAATAAATGGCTGATCGATGCGATACAGGGATTGGAATGA
- a CDS encoding phosphoribosylanthranilate isomerase, with the protein MKPRVKICCISSLAEAKLAIQVGAAALGLVGNMPSGPGIIHDELIALIAKAVPPPISTFLLTSETRPEAIIAHHQRVHTTTVQIVDALSEGSYHQIREALPGVKLVQVIHVLDEKTVEEAIQAAEFVDAILLDSGNPNLQIKELGGTGRVHNWAISRKIRESIRVPLFLAGGLNVHNVREALETVEPFGLDLCSSVRTNGQLDPEKLEAFFAAID; encoded by the coding sequence ATGAAACCGCGCGTCAAGATTTGTTGTATCAGCAGCCTGGCGGAAGCCAAACTGGCTATTCAAGTCGGCGCGGCTGCGTTGGGGCTGGTTGGAAATATGCCGAGCGGCCCGGGCATTATCCACGATGAATTAATTGCCCTCATTGCCAAAGCGGTGCCGCCCCCGATCTCCACTTTTTTGCTGACCAGCGAAACCCGGCCCGAAGCCATTATTGCGCATCATCAACGGGTTCATACCACTACCGTTCAGATTGTGGATGCGCTTTCGGAAGGTTCGTACCATCAAATCCGTGAAGCACTTCCCGGTGTAAAATTAGTACAGGTCATTCACGTACTGGATGAAAAAACGGTGGAAGAAGCCATTCAGGCTGCCGAATTTGTCGATGCGATTTTATTGGACAGCGGCAATCCCAACCTGCAAATTAAGGAGTTGGGCGGTACCGGACGGGTACACAACTGGGCCATCAGTCGTAAGATACGCGAAAGCATTCGGGTGCCGCTTTTTTTGGCAGGCGGTTTAAATGTTCATAATGTCAGAGAAGCGCTGGAAACAGTGGAACCTTTTGGGCTTGACCTATGCAGCAGTGTACGTACCAACGGCCAACTGGACCCTGAAAAGTTAGAAGCATTTTTTGCGGCCATTGATTGA
- a CDS encoding RNA polymerase sigma-70 factor — translation MPSTDANEPNSLRAEECSSFIPSLKENPDGIIDSEVWIKKAFEVDTAKGYELLFKRYYPPLCSHAVRFVYSKEVAEDLVMEVFSQFWQKQLHQIVTASYRAYLFTTVRHAAFAYLRTELKAEKSADYSIDVSSDTPPVTPQQILQYNELYIKIEEIVRSASPQSQKVFVMSRFEGKKNAAIAEELHLSTKTVEGHITKVLSLLRQSLRNYGLLVTLLVSGPVSQGKEFLSIFLSSWS, via the coding sequence ATGCCCTCTACAGATGCCAATGAGCCAAATTCTCTTCGAGCGGAAGAGTGCAGTTCTTTTATTCCGTCCCTGAAAGAAAATCCGGACGGAATCATTGATTCCGAAGTATGGATTAAAAAGGCGTTTGAAGTGGATACTGCCAAAGGGTACGAGTTGCTTTTTAAGCGCTATTATCCTCCACTGTGCAGTCATGCCGTCCGCTTTGTTTATTCAAAAGAGGTAGCGGAAGACTTGGTTATGGAAGTATTCAGTCAGTTTTGGCAAAAACAACTTCATCAGATTGTCACGGCTTCTTATCGGGCGTACTTGTTTACGACCGTTCGTCATGCCGCATTTGCCTATTTACGAACAGAGTTGAAGGCTGAAAAATCGGCCGATTATTCGATTGATGTGAGCAGCGATACGCCTCCTGTAACGCCGCAGCAAATCCTGCAATACAACGAGCTGTACATAAAAATTGAAGAAATTGTTCGTTCGGCATCTCCTCAAAGTCAAAAAGTGTTTGTAATGAGTCGGTTTGAGGGGAAGAAAAACGCCGCTATTGCGGAAGAATTACACCTATCTACTAAAACCGTTGAAGGGCACATTACCAAAGTCCTCTCTTTATTGAGACAATCACTGCGAAATTATGGATTGCTTGTCACTCTATTAGTGAGTGGCCCAGTGTCGCAGGGAAAAGAGTTTTTGTCCATTTTTCTTTCTTCATGGTCGTAA
- a CDS encoding mechanosensitive ion channel family protein: MEIVSKWLNYTILENPIQDLLWFLGIIGLGILIKSGLSLTISRTIYRFIKSESGSIPLADFVRLTRRPFELLITLVMIFWAFTHLTVPKQWGWASAERFGWLMIIERVFFTFLAAAVGWLGIRLIKFIALIFKQKAAETPTPLDDQLVPFFKDITIIIWTLTCFFFMLHKIYEVNVWALITSLGIGGLVIALAARETLENLIASVAIMLERPFVIGDSIVLDKISGEIEQIGFRSTRVRSDDGSLITVPNRLMTTQALENVTQRSYRRAKYYVRLSFDTSPETLTQIIKDIRFHLEGNYLTNSKTPTVRLENLAENSLDIVVIYHVHTSLWRVFMETKEEINFRIIEIVREHGATFAYPSRNLFIKESSDALRETT, encoded by the coding sequence ATGGAAATAGTGTCGAAGTGGCTTAATTATACCATTCTGGAAAACCCCATTCAAGACCTGCTTTGGTTTTTGGGCATCATTGGATTAGGCATTTTGATCAAAAGCGGCCTTTCCTTAACCATCAGCCGCACCATTTACCGCTTTATCAAAAGTGAATCCGGGTCTATCCCGCTGGCAGATTTTGTGCGTCTGACGCGCCGTCCCTTTGAATTACTCATTACGCTGGTCATGATTTTTTGGGCATTTACTCATCTGACCGTACCAAAACAATGGGGTTGGGCATCCGCAGAACGCTTCGGTTGGCTGATGATCATTGAGCGAGTCTTTTTTACCTTTTTGGCGGCCGCCGTCGGTTGGTTGGGCATTCGTTTAATAAAATTTATTGCATTGATATTTAAACAGAAAGCCGCTGAAACGCCCACCCCTCTGGATGACCAACTGGTGCCTTTTTTTAAAGACATCACCATCATTATCTGGACGCTGACCTGCTTTTTCTTCATGCTCCACAAAATTTATGAAGTCAACGTGTGGGCATTGATCACGAGTTTAGGGATCGGGGGCTTGGTCATTGCATTGGCCGCCCGCGAAACACTCGAAAACCTGATCGCTTCCGTTGCCATCATGCTCGAACGTCCCTTCGTCATCGGAGATTCGATTGTGCTGGACAAGATTTCGGGTGAAATTGAACAAATCGGATTCCGCAGTACCCGCGTTCGCTCAGACGATGGCAGTTTGATCACCGTACCCAATCGCTTGATGACCACGCAGGCGCTTGAAAACGTCACGCAACGCAGCTACCGACGGGCAAAATATTACGTACGTCTTTCGTTTGATACGTCTCCCGAGACCCTTACACAAATCATTAAGGATATTCGGTTTCACTTAGAAGGAAATTATCTGACCAATTCCAAAACGCCTACGGTCCGTCTGGAGAATTTAGCCGAAAACTCACTGGATATTGTCGTCATTTACCATGTGCATACCTCCCTTTGGCGGGTATTTATGGAAACAAAAGAAGAAATTAACTTCAGGATCATCGAAATAGTGCGCGAACACGGTGCTACCTTTGCCTATCCGAGTCGAAATTTGTTCATCAAAGAGAGCAGTGATGCTTTGCGCGAAACTACCTAA